In Vibrio japonicus, one DNA window encodes the following:
- the potB gene encoding spermidine/putrescine ABC transporter permease PotB, with translation MINKKFNLQNTIIAVVVGWLTLFVLVPNLMIIGTSFLTRDEANLIELTFTFDNYLRLLDPLYAKVLIHSFYMAIVATVLCLVIGYPFAYIVAKMPRKWQPIMLFLVIVPFWTNSLIRTYGLKIVLGTQGILNKSLMAMEIIDKPIRLMYTETAVMIGLVYILLPFMILPLYSAIEKLDHTYVEAAKDLGANKFQIFTKVTLPLTMPGIIGGCLLVLLPALGMFYISDLLGGAKNLLIGNVIKSQVLNARDWPFGAATSIALTIAMAIMLYAYYRAGKLLNKKVELD, from the coding sequence ATGATCAACAAGAAGTTTAATCTTCAGAACACAATCATTGCTGTGGTCGTTGGTTGGCTGACGCTTTTTGTTCTTGTTCCAAACCTGATGATCATTGGCACCAGTTTCCTCACTCGTGATGAAGCGAATCTGATTGAATTAACGTTCACGTTTGATAATTATCTGCGATTACTCGATCCCCTGTATGCAAAAGTGCTTATCCACTCTTTCTACATGGCGATTGTCGCAACCGTATTGTGTTTAGTGATTGGCTACCCGTTTGCCTACATCGTGGCAAAAATGCCGAGAAAGTGGCAACCAATCATGCTGTTTTTGGTGATTGTGCCTTTTTGGACTAACTCACTGATTCGTACTTACGGACTGAAAATTGTGTTGGGTACACAGGGGATTTTAAACAAGTCTCTAATGGCGATGGAAATCATCGATAAACCCATCCGCCTGATGTACACAGAAACCGCAGTGATGATCGGTTTAGTCTACATTCTGTTGCCATTTATGATTCTTCCATTGTACTCGGCTATAGAAAAACTGGACCACACCTATGTGGAAGCCGCAAAAGATTTAGGTGCAAACAAGTTCCAGATCTTTACTAAAGTCACGTTGCCTCTAACGATGCCGGGCATTATCGGCGGTTGTTTATTGGTATTGTTGCCAGCACTCGGTATGTTCTACATCTCTGACCTATTGGGTGGAGCGAAGAACCTTCTGATTGGTAACGTGATTAAGAGCCAAGTGCTCAACGCCCGAGATTGGCCATTTGGTGCGGCTACCAGTATCGCCCTCACGATAGCGATGGCCATTATGCTTTACGCCTATTACCGAGCGGGCAAACTGTTGAACAAGAAAGTGGAGCTAGACTAA
- the potA gene encoding spermidine/putrescine ABC transporter ATP-binding protein PotA — translation MGEKQTLNAKQQAGKPVIRLTGISKSFDGKEIISNLNLDVNHGEFLTILGPSGCGKTTVLRMIAGFETVDQGDIILDDQNVTDIPAEHRHVNTVFQSYALFPHMTVFDNVAFGLRMQKVPAADIEPRVMEALRMVRLEKMAQRKPHQLSGGQQQRIAIARAVVNKPKVLLLDESLSALDYKLRKQMQIELKQLQRQLGITFIFVTHDQEEALSMSDRIIVMRDGVIEQDGSPREIYEDPKNLFVARFIGEINVFNATMIDRIDEKRIRAELEGVESVVYYDKEARAGDKLQVLLRPEDLRIEEIKESEQKGIVGHVTERTYKGMTLDSVIELESGMRVMVSEFFNEDDPDVDHSLGQKVAVTWVESWEVVLNDQQEV, via the coding sequence GTGGGAGAAAAACAGACGTTGAACGCTAAACAACAGGCAGGAAAACCAGTTATTCGTCTAACTGGCATCAGCAAAAGTTTTGATGGTAAGGAAATCATCTCTAATCTTAACCTTGATGTGAACCATGGTGAATTCCTTACCATTCTTGGCCCATCAGGTTGTGGAAAAACCACCGTTTTAAGAATGATTGCTGGTTTCGAGACCGTCGATCAGGGTGACATCATCCTTGATGACCAGAATGTAACGGATATTCCTGCTGAACATAGGCACGTCAACACAGTTTTTCAAAGCTACGCGCTATTCCCGCACATGACAGTGTTTGACAACGTTGCTTTTGGTCTGCGTATGCAGAAAGTCCCAGCTGCAGACATTGAACCACGTGTGATGGAAGCCTTGCGCATGGTCCGCTTGGAAAAAATGGCGCAGCGTAAACCGCATCAGCTTTCTGGTGGTCAGCAACAGCGTATTGCGATTGCACGCGCAGTCGTTAATAAGCCAAAAGTTCTTCTACTTGATGAGTCGCTATCTGCATTGGATTACAAACTCCGCAAACAGATGCAAATTGAGCTAAAACAGCTACAGCGTCAGTTAGGTATCACGTTTATCTTTGTTACTCACGACCAGGAAGAAGCACTCTCTATGTCTGACCGCATTATCGTGATGCGTGATGGTGTTATTGAGCAAGATGGCTCTCCACGTGAAATCTACGAAGATCCAAAGAACCTGTTTGTCGCCCGCTTCATCGGCGAAATTAATGTGTTCAACGCGACGATGATCGACCGTATAGATGAAAAACGCATTCGCGCTGAGCTTGAAGGCGTTGAGTCCGTTGTTTACTACGACAAAGAAGCGCGAGCGGGTGATAAGCTGCAAGTACTGCTTCGTCCAGAAGACCTAAGAATTGAAGAGATTAAAGAATCTGAACAGAAAGGCATTGTTGGCCATGTTACAGAACGTACCTATAAAGGTATGACTCTGGATTCAGTCATCGAGCTAGAGTCAGGCATGCGTGTGATGGTGAGCGAATTCTTTAACGAAGACGATCCTGATGTTGACCACTCTCTTGGTCAAAAGGTGGCGGTCACTTGGGTTGAAAGCTGGGAGGTAGTCCTAAATGATCAACAAGAAGTTTAA
- a CDS encoding helix-turn-helix transcriptional regulator: MGIKPKTYKNKWHILLDDKNSFHAQLIIRELRKNENLIVTKGNANNIDKIVDKNNVDIVLLSFTCLKTGKHINDIYSNGQGVSLIVYGIPRQISYEELSSWVCMKGMIYEDAPIEHLIKCIEAVTAGGLWLPRRLMERMLDQLRPYILSQPDGVSDLTKREKQILNCLVHGHSNLEIADRLHIAESTVKTHLYKLYKKLNVSSRREAIQVAKQHQ; this comes from the coding sequence ATGGGAATTAAGCCAAAGACTTACAAAAACAAATGGCATATTCTTTTAGATGACAAAAACAGTTTTCACGCTCAACTTATAATACGAGAGCTAAGAAAAAACGAAAATTTAATCGTCACCAAGGGAAATGCCAATAATATTGACAAAATAGTTGATAAAAACAATGTTGATATAGTTTTACTGTCATTTACTTGTTTAAAAACTGGAAAGCACATAAACGACATATATTCAAATGGCCAAGGTGTTAGCTTAATTGTCTATGGAATACCTAGACAGATTAGTTATGAAGAACTGTCGTCTTGGGTGTGCATGAAAGGGATGATTTACGAAGACGCACCTATTGAGCACTTAATTAAGTGTATAGAGGCAGTAACTGCGGGGGGACTGTGGCTTCCTAGGCGTTTAATGGAACGGATGCTGGATCAATTAAGGCCTTATATACTTTCTCAACCGGATGGAGTGAGTGATTTAACAAAGCGAGAGAAGCAAATACTTAATTGCTTAGTTCACGGACACTCAAATTTAGAGATTGCAGATCGGCTACACATTGCTGAAAGCACCGTCAAAACACATCTGTATAAATTGTACAAAAAACTAAACGTCAGTAGCCGAAGAGAGGCGATACAAGTTGCAAAACAACATCAGTAA
- a CDS encoding fimbrial biogenesis chaperone codes for MRIKNVFRTICCLISICCSLSVHAYRVEPMVSEMEPFGKKAQMVMRVDNTTTQSLTVELLPFSMVMDEYGNETIEPADADLLVVPVTAVIEPGRSQSVMVRYLGEPAIDESKSYRVSVKQVQVDRASSEQANVGLLLQFNTLINIKPKNTNPHLTVTNIEAQGEAWHIEVTNSGNSYGRINKTNWKVSDGVQSVSLKGSEIGKLIDGTLVQPQKKRIFTMKPLEGFDLSSLSIEVDSLE; via the coding sequence ATGAGGATTAAAAACGTGTTCAGAACCATTTGTTGCTTAATTTCAATATGTTGTAGCTTGTCTGTACATGCGTATCGTGTAGAGCCTATGGTGTCTGAAATGGAACCATTTGGGAAGAAAGCCCAGATGGTAATGAGGGTAGATAATACGACTACTCAATCACTTACTGTTGAATTACTGCCATTTTCTATGGTTATGGATGAGTACGGTAATGAAACAATTGAGCCAGCGGACGCAGATCTGTTGGTTGTACCTGTCACAGCAGTCATTGAACCCGGAAGATCCCAATCCGTTATGGTTCGATATTTAGGTGAGCCCGCAATAGACGAGTCCAAATCATACCGCGTTTCGGTCAAACAAGTCCAAGTAGACAGAGCAAGCTCTGAGCAAGCAAACGTTGGTCTACTGCTGCAATTCAATACTCTTATAAACATTAAACCTAAGAATACCAACCCACACTTAACCGTGACAAATATAGAGGCTCAGGGTGAAGCGTGGCACATTGAAGTCACCAATTCAGGCAACAGCTATGGCCGGATTAATAAAACAAACTGGAAAGTGAGTGATGGTGTTCAATCGGTAAGTCTCAAAGGCAGTGAGATCGGAAAGCTGATTGACGGCACGCTAGTTCAACCACAAAAGAAACGCATTTTTACTATGAAACCATTGGAAGGGTTTGATCTAAGTTCATTGTCGATTGAAGTGGATTCACTGGAATAA
- a CDS encoding glucosaminidase domain-containing protein produces the protein MTRIHKFSMHKIEFIVLVIAGVIASFAFFEYKKNFDSIGHPTGSTISGIAASDVGKAPNFALIENAQQKKRAFFDYLKPGIALENQRVMKERQRLEAMSSAFSQGPLTQEQTNYARYLGNLYNVELPEQGVDEAWLDTMLHRVDVLPPALVLIQAANESAWGTSRFATQGNNYFGQWCYVKGCGLVPRKRRSGMDHEVAKFSAVQESINGYFMNVNRNDAYKALRETRYQRYVNGDSLIDMEAALHLTNGLLKYSERGEAYVNDIKTMIRHNRTLIESPIPKQ, from the coding sequence ATGACAAGAATTCACAAATTTTCGATGCATAAAATTGAGTTCATCGTATTAGTTATAGCTGGCGTTATTGCCAGCTTTGCTTTTTTTGAGTACAAGAAAAATTTTGATTCAATTGGCCATCCAACTGGCTCCACAATAAGTGGAATCGCTGCCTCAGATGTCGGTAAAGCGCCAAACTTTGCTTTGATTGAAAACGCGCAGCAAAAGAAACGGGCCTTTTTTGACTACCTAAAGCCAGGAATAGCACTAGAGAATCAACGCGTAATGAAGGAACGACAGCGATTAGAGGCAATGTCTTCTGCGTTTTCACAAGGTCCATTGACGCAAGAACAAACCAACTACGCTAGGTACTTGGGTAATCTGTACAACGTGGAATTGCCAGAGCAAGGTGTTGATGAAGCTTGGTTGGACACCATGTTGCATAGAGTGGATGTGCTGCCTCCGGCCTTGGTTCTTATTCAAGCGGCGAATGAGTCTGCTTGGGGAACCTCTCGATTCGCAACACAAGGCAATAACTATTTTGGCCAGTGGTGTTATGTGAAAGGGTGCGGGTTAGTGCCTCGTAAAAGAAGGTCAGGAATGGATCATGAGGTTGCCAAATTTTCAGCGGTTCAAGAATCGATTAATGGCTATTTCATGAATGTAAACCGAAACGATGCCTATAAAGCGTTACGCGAAACTCGTTATCAACGTTACGTAAACGGAGATAGCCTGATTGATATGGAAGCCGCTTTGCATTTAACCAATGGTTTGCTCAAATACTCTGAGCGAGGTGAGGCATACGTCAACGACATCAAAACGATGATTCGCCATAATAGAACGCTTATAGAAAGCCCAATTCCTAAACAATAA
- the potC gene encoding spermidine/putrescine ABC transporter permease PotC: MGRTVRFSFMTLVYAFLYLPIIVLIVNSFNANKFGMKWGGFTTKWYETLLNNDSLMQAAWHSLNVAVFSATAATIIGSFTAVALFRYTFKGKGAVNGMLFVVMMSPDIVMAISLLALFLVLGAQLGFFTLLIAHITFCLPFVVVTVYSRLNGFDVKMLEAAKDLGASEWVILKQIILPLAKPAVAAGWLLSFTLSLDDVIISSFVTGPTYEILPLKIYSMVKVGISPEVNALATVMLVVSLILVVLSQLLAKEKVK, from the coding sequence ATGGGACGTACAGTTAGATTTAGCTTTATGACATTGGTGTATGCATTTTTGTATTTACCAATCATTGTATTAATTGTGAACTCATTTAACGCCAACAAGTTTGGTATGAAATGGGGTGGTTTCACGACCAAGTGGTATGAAACCTTACTGAACAATGACAGCTTAATGCAAGCGGCATGGCATTCGTTGAATGTTGCGGTATTTTCAGCAACAGCAGCTACAATTATCGGTAGCTTTACGGCAGTTGCCCTATTCCGTTATACGTTTAAAGGTAAAGGTGCAGTAAACGGTATGCTTTTCGTGGTGATGATGTCACCAGATATCGTTATGGCGATTTCATTACTTGCGCTGTTCCTTGTGCTAGGTGCTCAGCTGGGTTTCTTTACATTGTTGATTGCCCATATCACCTTCTGTTTACCTTTCGTTGTGGTTACGGTTTACAGTCGTTTAAATGGTTTTGACGTAAAAATGTTGGAAGCCGCGAAAGACTTAGGCGCGAGTGAATGGGTTATCTTAAAACAGATCATTCTTCCACTGGCGAAGCCGGCTGTTGCAGCTGGATGGTTATTAAGCTTTACCCTTTCACTGGATGACGTAATCATCAGTTCATTCGTGACAGGTCCAACTTATGAAATTTTACCATTGAAGATTTACTCAATGGTGAAGGTAGGCATATCACCAGAGGTGAACGCGCTTGCCACTGTCATGTTGGTTGTTTCATTAATTCTGGTCGTGCTTTCTCAATTGCTAGCCAAAGAAAAAGTGAAATAA
- a CDS encoding DUF2987 domain-containing protein, translating to MKKLSLAILTAALATTAAVPVYAQEYMFTYSKLYTHMKQNVKEGHDDVKIGFFFLDADTKQLCPIDKAWMEKEEHYEELKSSDYNELIVPLDNNLRQANPLVFVQTPQDRRCDFSMVVMTIEPFKGEVGYQEIEKLMPQMQAMLEDLGGMFASWFTPSVEGVTLEFANKLNSTIQFSNGDVKQIVDGKVQISLAEIGEGGFIRLPQETARVLPYLPKGK from the coding sequence ATGAAGAAACTCTCGTTAGCTATTCTAACAGCCGCCCTAGCAACGACAGCGGCTGTCCCTGTTTACGCTCAAGAATACATGTTTACGTATAGCAAACTCTATACACACATGAAGCAAAATGTAAAAGAAGGGCACGATGACGTAAAAATCGGATTCTTTTTTTTAGACGCCGATACTAAGCAGCTTTGTCCCATTGATAAAGCGTGGATGGAAAAAGAAGAGCATTATGAAGAGCTGAAATCTTCAGATTACAATGAGCTAATTGTTCCGTTAGACAATAATTTGCGTCAGGCAAACCCTTTAGTATTTGTTCAAACTCCACAAGATCGACGTTGTGATTTTTCTATGGTGGTGATGACCATAGAACCGTTTAAAGGTGAAGTCGGTTACCAAGAAATTGAAAAATTGATGCCACAAATGCAGGCCATGCTTGAAGATCTTGGTGGCATGTTTGCAAGCTGGTTTACCCCTAGTGTAGAAGGTGTCACGCTAGAATTTGCGAACAAACTTAATTCAACCATTCAGTTTTCTAATGGCGACGTTAAACAGATCGTGGACGGTAAGGTTCAAATTTCTTTAGCTGAGATTGGCGAGGGTGGGTTTATTCGATTGCCTCAAGAAACAGCACGAGTTCTACCGTACTTACCAAAAGGAAAGTAA